A region from the Homalodisca vitripennis isolate AUS2020 unplaced genomic scaffold, UT_GWSS_2.1 ScUCBcl_1982;HRSCAF=6286, whole genome shotgun sequence genome encodes:
- the LOC124371787 gene encoding molybdenum cofactor biosynthesis protein 1-like isoform X3 produces the protein MAVFAASTTVMRGFGKLLSESLHPKFVKRFSTEIPVSQDVEPAHLPHLTDTFGRQHTYLRISLTERCNLRCKYCMPADGVQLTPKNNLLTTKEILQLAELFVRQGVNKVRLTGGEPTVHRDIVHIVESLHKLKKLDTIAITTNGLMLTRQLVELQKAGVNLLNISLDTLKPERFEQITRRKGWQRVIAGIDLAVQLGYTPKVNVVVMRGLNDDEILDFVQFTADRPIDVRFIEYMPFTGNKWDGNKMVPFREMLERIQTVYPGFHALANKPNDTSKAYKVPGHKGQIGFITSMSNHFCGTCNRIRLMADGSLKVCLFGNTEISLRDALRNNCSEDDLLNMIGAAVRRKKRQHAGMFNLAQMPNRPMILIGG, from the exons ATGGCGGTTTTTGCTGCTTCTACTACAGTAATGAGAGGTTTTGGAAAACTGCTCAGTGAATCACTGCATCCCAAGTTTGTGAAACGA TTTTCAACAGAGATTCCAGTTTCACAAGATGTGGAGCCTGCACATCTACCCCACCTGACTGACACATTCGGCAGACAACATACGTATCTTCGCATATCTCTCACTGAGCGCTGCAACTTAAGAT GCAAGTATTGTATGCCAGCAGATGGCGTTCAGCTGactccaaaaaataatttgttaacaaccaAAGAAATACTGCAGTTAGCTGAACTCTTTGTGCGTCAGGGTGTTAACAAAGTGCGGCTGACTGGAGGAGAGCCTACTGTTCACAGGGATATAGTTCACATTGTTG AAAGTTTACACAAGCTCAAAAAACTGGATACTATAGCAATAACAACTAATGGACTGATGCTGACTCGCCAGTTGGTAGAGTTACAGAAAGCTggtgtaaatttgttaaatatcagCTTAGATACATTGAAACCAGAGAGATTTGAACAAATAACTAGAAGAAAAGGCTGGCAAAGAGTGATTGCAGGAATCGATCTTGCTGTACAGCTTGGATATACACctaaa GTAAATGTTGTTGTGATGAGAGGATTAAATGATGATGAAATCCTTGACTTTGTCCAATTTACAGCCGATAGACCAATCGATGTGCGTTTCATAGAGTACATGCCATTTACTGGTAATAAGTGGGATGGTAACAAGATGGTACCTTTTAGAGAAATGCTTGAGAGAATACAGACTGTATACCCTGGCTTCCATGCTTTAGCTAACAAGCCGAATGATACATCAAAA gcTTACAAAGTACCTGGCCATAAAGGACAGATAGGTTTCATTACATCCATGAGTAACCACTTCTGTGGAACTTGCAACCGTATCAGACTCATGGCTGATGGAAGTCTCAAAGTTTGTCTGTTTGGGAATACAGAGATTTCTTTGAG GGATGCTCTTCGTAATAACTGTAGTGAAGATGATTTACTGAATATGATTGGTGCAGCTGTCAGGCGAAAAAAAAGGCAACATGCAG GCATGTTCAACTTAGCTCAAATGCCCAATCGACCAATGATTTTGATTGGAGGATAG